From a single Myxocyprinus asiaticus isolate MX2 ecotype Aquarium Trade chromosome 33, UBuf_Myxa_2, whole genome shotgun sequence genomic region:
- the si:ch211-158d24.4 gene encoding uncharacterized protein si:ch211-158d24.4 isoform X2, whose translation MEHGKEDVASKEYAVLMEHDPVSRLKTQHRSLRRQMCLIQFMTVFLCISCCLFTLMYQPYASSCKENEIKKAPEIGMQRQAPESDSREDITLGQSPTRFTRLTIKQKPGVSGAGNVTWILKSPEPDHKEYFTLDNDCESLKVHRDGTYKVSLQITYRGLEGYIGDGEQSQHGILHHEIHHYTDSYPRVPPLLTYMETVNFKSPYWKKTLFSEGIFSLNTGDRLKVWSSHLILIDVGEKVEQKTFFVAYPHFFS comes from the exons ATGGAGCACGGAAAAGAAGACGTAGCCTCTAAAGAATACGCTGTTTTAATGGAGCATGACCCTGTAAGCCGACTGAAGACGCAGCACCGCTCGTTACGGCGACAGATGTGCCTCATTCAGTTTATGACTGTTTTTCTCTGCATCAGCTGCTGTCTGTTCACTCTCATGTATCAGCCATATGCGTCAAGCTGCAAG GAGAATGAAATCAAAAAGGCACCTGAAATTG GGATGCAGAGACAAGCTCCTGAATCCGATAGTAGAGAAGACATTACCCTGGGACAAAGCCCCACGCGTTTTACTCGCCTGACAA ttaAACAAAAACCTGGTGTCTCTGGTGCTGGTAATGTGACATGGATTTTGAAAAGTCCAGAGCCAGACCATAAGGAATACTTCACCTTGGATAATGACTGTGAATCTCTGAAAGTGCATCGTGATGGGACTTACAAAGTTTCTCTGCAGATCACGTACAGGGGATTAGAAGGATACATTGGTGATGGTGAACAATCACAGCATGGAATTCTGCACCATGAAATTCACCATTACACCGACAGTTATCCTAGAGTCCCGCCCCTGCTCACCTACATGGAAACAGTGAACTTTAAGAGTCCATACTGGAAGAAAACTCTGTTCTCAGAAGGTATCTTTTCTCTCAACACTGGGGATAGACTGAAGGTGTGGTCCAGTCATCTTATCCTCATTGATGTTGGAGAAAAGGTGGAACAAAAAACATTCTTTGTGGCATATCCTCACTTTTTCAGTTAA